The following proteins are co-located in the Hevea brasiliensis isolate MT/VB/25A 57/8 chromosome 11, ASM3005281v1, whole genome shotgun sequence genome:
- the LOC110645324 gene encoding putative GATA transcription factor 22 — MNPVYLNPPTSSPFPLVGVREDQQHLHLFRTPHHAAASLSSGPAFFDTTTTHDHDQRRAQLGESRRHDQEDDKYISQSRWSDHHHHKNLSSSSLFQAAAISESSSNEAHKLYSSKREDGDYEGSGGEGSAAKRMPSKMRLMQKMMNSNSNFSGTDQPVKFTLKFQDQQCHNNNNNSIRVCADCNTTSTPLWRSGPRGPKSLCNACGIRQRKARRAMAAAAAMANSTDISMETLSTKTKVHNKEKKLRTGHIAQGKKLRKSPDLPQGQKKLCSFKNLALSLSKNSALQRVFPQDVEEAAILLMELSCGFIHS; from the exons atgaatCCAGTCTATCTGAATCCACCCACCTCTTCTCCTTTTCCACTTGTGGGTGTTAGAGAAGATCAGCAACACCTGCATCTCTTCCGCACACCCCATCATGCAGCTGCTTCTCTCTCTTCAGGTCCTGCTTTTTTTGACACAACTACTACTCATGATCACGATCAAAGACGAGCCCAACTCGGGGAGTCTCGTCGGCATGATCAGGAG GATGATAAGTACATATCACAGAGCAGATGGAGTGATCATCATCATCACAAAAACCTTTCTTCATCTTCATTATTTCAAGCTGCAGCGATAAGTGAGAGTAGCAGTAACGAGGCCCACAAATTGTACTCAAGTAAAAGAGAGGATGGAGATTATGAAGGAAGTGGTGGCGAGGGATCTGCAGCCAAACGGATGCCCTCGAAGATGAGGTTGATGCAGAAAATGATGAACTCCAACTCCAATTTCTCAGGGACAGATCAACCAGTGAAATTTACACTAAAGTTTCAAGATCAGCAGTGTCACAATAACAATAACAACAGTATCAGAGTCTGCGCAGATTGCAACACGACCAGTACCCCTCTTTGGAGGAGTGGCCCTCGTGGCCCTAAG TCTCTTTGCAATGCCTGTGGGATTCGACAGAGGAAGGCCAGACGAGCAATGGCAGCGGCGGCTGCCATGGCAAATAGCACGGATATTTCCATGGAGACGTTATCTACAAAGACCAAGGTGCACAACAAGGAAAAGAAGTTGCGCACAGGCCATATTGCACAAGGCAAGAAATTGCGCAAGTCTCCTGATTTACCTCAGGGCCAAAAAAAGCTTTGCAGCTTCAAGAATCTTGCATTAAGTTTGAGTAAGAATTCGGCTCTTCAACGAGTGTTTCCACAGGATGTGGAAGAAGCAGCAATACTACTCATGGAATTATCTTGTGGTTTTATTCAcagttga